In Parasegetibacter sp. NRK P23, a single genomic region encodes these proteins:
- a CDS encoding CAP domain-containing protein: MRFRSALFGSCLLLTLLIQERTALAAERHPVLTVQLVSDDDNDPADMESEILELVNKHRKKKNLPPLQWNSAMAKAAEQHSANMAKKKTAFGHNGFEARVKKIASSEGMLKGWAENVAFGNLSAEEVVKGWLKSPGHKKNIEGKYNLMGVGIARSKSGELYFTQIFGLK; this comes from the coding sequence ATGCGTTTCAGATCGGCATTGTTCGGCTCATGTTTACTGCTCACATTGTTGATACAGGAAAGAACCGCCCTGGCGGCGGAACGGCATCCTGTGCTTACGGTTCAATTGGTTTCTGATGATGATAATGATCCGGCTGATATGGAATCGGAAATTCTTGAACTCGTGAACAAGCACCGGAAAAAGAAAAACCTGCCGCCGCTGCAATGGAACAGCGCTATGGCGAAAGCCGCGGAACAACACAGTGCGAATATGGCGAAAAAGAAGACCGCATTCGGCCACAACGGCTTTGAGGCCAGGGTGAAAAAGATCGCGTCTTCGGAAGGTATGCTGAAAGGATGGGCGGAAAATGTGGCTTTTGGGAACCTTTCCGCCGAAGAAGTAGTGAAAGGCTGGCTGAAAAGTCCGGGGCACAAAAAGAACATTGAAGGAAAATACAACCTGATGGGCGTGGGCATTGCCCGGAGCAAAAGCGGGGAATTGTATTTCACGCAGATTTTCGGCCTGAAATAA
- the eat gene encoding ethanolamine permease, translating into MEHQTAATLKRTLKPIHLWAIAVGLVISGEYFGWNYGWGVSGTIGFLIASLLVTVMYVTFIFSYTELTAAIPHAGGAFAYAYRAMGPMGGLVAGYATLVDFLLATPAIAFALGSYLHFLYPSVGVIPSALAFNVVFMLLNASGVKESAVFSVFITALAVIELLIFMGIVAPHFKMDNFMTDPMPFGWSGVFAALPFAVWFYLAIEGVAMVAEEVKNPARNIPKGYISALATLAFLALGVMILTGGVGNWRALSNIDYPLPEAIGMVLGKDNSFTKLFASIGLFGLIASLHGTILASSRQVFAMARSGFLPEKLSAVNTRFKTPHWAIAAGGVVSFVAIFTGTTSQVIILAVLGALVMYIMSMISLFILRKKEPGLERPFIAPFYPLFPAIALVLSVVCMIALVYYNLLLSGIFFGGLVLAGGLFLLKGKRAVTDELLNRPAPSI; encoded by the coding sequence ATGGAGCACCAAACTGCAGCAACGTTAAAGCGTACCTTAAAACCCATTCATCTCTGGGCCATCGCCGTGGGCCTCGTCATCTCCGGAGAATATTTCGGCTGGAACTATGGCTGGGGCGTTTCCGGCACTATCGGCTTTCTGATCGCCAGCTTACTGGTAACGGTGATGTATGTTACTTTTATTTTCAGTTATACCGAGTTAACAGCCGCCATTCCACATGCGGGCGGCGCTTTTGCTTACGCGTACAGAGCTATGGGGCCAATGGGCGGATTGGTAGCGGGTTATGCTACGCTGGTCGACTTTCTGCTGGCCACGCCGGCGATTGCTTTTGCCTTGGGCAGTTACCTGCATTTTTTATATCCTTCTGTTGGAGTTATTCCTTCAGCGCTTGCCTTCAACGTGGTGTTCATGTTACTCAATGCCTCGGGCGTGAAGGAATCGGCGGTTTTTTCCGTTTTCATCACGGCCCTCGCGGTCATCGAACTGCTCATATTCATGGGAATTGTGGCCCCGCATTTCAAAATGGATAATTTCATGACCGATCCCATGCCTTTCGGTTGGTCGGGTGTATTCGCGGCGCTTCCTTTCGCGGTGTGGTTCTACCTTGCCATCGAAGGAGTGGCCATGGTGGCGGAAGAAGTGAAGAACCCGGCGCGCAATATCCCCAAAGGATACATCTCCGCATTGGCCACACTCGCGTTCCTCGCTCTCGGTGTAATGATCCTCACAGGCGGCGTGGGCAACTGGCGCGCACTCAGTAATATCGACTACCCATTGCCGGAAGCCATTGGGATGGTACTTGGAAAAGACAACAGCTTTACTAAATTATTCGCGAGTATCGGCCTCTTCGGATTGATCGCATCGCTTCATGGGACGATCCTCGCTTCGTCGCGGCAGGTGTTCGCCATGGCGCGGAGTGGTTTTCTTCCTGAAAAACTCTCGGCTGTAAATACCCGTTTCAAAACGCCCCATTGGGCCATTGCCGCAGGAGGAGTGGTGAGTTTTGTAGCGATCTTTACGGGCACCACCAGCCAGGTGATCATCCTCGCGGTGCTGGGCGCTTTGGTGATGTACATCATGAGTATGATCAGCCTGTTTATACTCCGTAAAAAAGAGCCGGGGTTGGAGCGTCCGTTCATCGCGCCTTTTTATCCGTTATTTCCGGCGATCGCGCTGGTGCTATCGGTTGTTTGCATGATCGCGCTTGTGTATTATAACCTGTTGCTCAGTGGTATTTTCTTCGGAGGATTGGTATTGGCGGGAGGATTATTTTTGTTGAAGGGAAAACGGGCGGTAACCGATGAATTGTTGAATAGACCAGCGCCTAGTATATAG
- a CDS encoding aspartate kinase, whose amino-acid sequence MRVFKFGGASVSTVERIRQVGEIVREQSGSPLLIVVSAMGKTTNALEKVAEAFYAGKKEEALQLFEAVKQSHLTMAKYLLVKESIAADQELLNFFTEVEWLLHDKPVREYDYYYDQIVCTGELLSTCIVSHYFREEGIPNTWFDVRDILRTDEHFREANIDFDFTAQQTETRIKPALSGNGIVLTQGFIGATQDNESTTLGREGSDYTAAVFANLLDAESVTIWKDVEGVMNADPKQFPDATVMPELNYREVIEMAYYGAQVIHPKTIKPIENKGIPLYVKSFIDPSLPGTCIRKQAVSGLPPVIVLKKNQVLLHLKSKDFSFVGEKPVAEFYLLAGKMQLRPNLTQNGAITFLCCMDDYGEKLDQLAHEAGAWFDVIVEKELSLLTIRHYDEPTVTRMIARKDILLKQETRETIQVLGRF is encoded by the coding sequence ATGCGGGTATTCAAGTTCGGCGGCGCAAGTGTAAGTACGGTGGAAAGGATCAGGCAGGTGGGAGAAATTGTACGTGAGCAAAGCGGTTCACCACTGCTGATCGTTGTTTCCGCCATGGGCAAAACAACGAATGCGTTGGAAAAAGTAGCGGAAGCGTTTTATGCGGGAAAGAAAGAAGAGGCGCTTCAATTGTTTGAAGCCGTCAAACAAAGCCATCTCACGATGGCGAAGTACCTGCTTGTAAAAGAATCCATCGCCGCCGACCAGGAGCTGCTGAACTTCTTCACAGAAGTGGAATGGTTGCTCCACGACAAACCCGTGCGTGAATATGATTATTATTACGACCAGATCGTTTGTACCGGAGAACTGCTCTCCACCTGCATTGTGAGCCATTATTTCAGAGAAGAGGGCATCCCCAATACCTGGTTCGATGTACGGGACATCCTGCGTACGGATGAACATTTCCGCGAAGCGAATATCGATTTCGATTTTACCGCGCAACAAACGGAAACACGCATCAAACCAGCGCTTTCCGGCAACGGCATCGTGCTCACACAGGGATTTATCGGCGCCACACAAGACAATGAAAGCACCACCCTGGGCAGAGAAGGAAGTGATTATACCGCCGCCGTGTTCGCCAATTTACTGGATGCTGAAAGTGTGACAATCTGGAAAGATGTGGAAGGGGTGATGAACGCCGATCCCAAACAATTTCCCGATGCAACCGTGATGCCGGAACTGAATTACCGCGAAGTGATTGAAATGGCCTACTACGGAGCGCAGGTGATTCACCCCAAAACCATCAAACCCATCGAAAACAAAGGCATTCCGCTGTATGTAAAAAGTTTTATTGATCCATCTTTACCGGGAACGTGTATCCGTAAACAAGCCGTGAGCGGTCTGCCTCCCGTTATCGTGCTCAAAAAGAACCAGGTGTTGCTGCACCTGAAATCAAAAGATTTTTCCTTTGTGGGCGAAAAACCGGTAGCCGAGTTTTACCTGCTGGCGGGAAAAATGCAGCTAAGGCCCAACCTCACACAGAACGGCGCCATTACTTTCCTTTGTTGTATGGACGATTATGGAGAGAAACTGGATCAACTGGCACATGAAGCCGGAGCATGGTTCGATGTGATCGTGGAAAAAGAACTTTCCCTGCTCACCATCCGCCATTACGATGAACCCACCGTTACGCGAATGATTGCAAGGAAAGACATATTACTGAAGCAGGAAACCCGCGAAACCATCCAGGTGCTCGGCAGGTTCTGA
- a CDS encoding family 43 glycosylhydrolase, translating into MLKNKRTIVVSLAIVAAALSLFCKKKNNGPGTPEPPPQTNTFMNPLLSGADPWVIQRNGFYYYTHTLGNRVGIWKAKNISALGSVPGTTVYTPTAGGPNAANVWAPEIHFLNNKWYIYYTAGSGPDVTQRTWVLENSSTDPLSGTWVDKGKIFAADADFWAIDGSVLEYNGTNYFLWSGRPNQAVQNQNIYIAKMSNPWTLEGPTTMLTQPVLPWEVNGGPVNEGPQIIKNKQGKVFMVYSASGCWTDDYALGIMALKEGGDPLKVEDWTKGQQPVFTKNPEGNAYGPGHNAFFTSPDGQEDWIIYHANSTSGAGCSDKRNVRIQRFQWKADGTPDFGRPVKTGVALEKPSGEQ; encoded by the coding sequence ATGCTGAAAAATAAAAGGACCATAGTGGTGAGTCTGGCTATTGTTGCCGCTGCGCTCAGCCTGTTCTGCAAAAAGAAGAACAACGGCCCGGGTACGCCCGAACCGCCGCCACAAACGAATACATTTATGAATCCGCTCCTGAGTGGTGCCGATCCCTGGGTGATTCAACGGAACGGGTTCTATTACTACACGCATACCCTGGGCAACAGGGTGGGCATATGGAAAGCAAAAAATATTTCGGCGCTGGGTTCAGTGCCAGGTACTACGGTGTACACGCCCACGGCAGGTGGCCCTAACGCCGCTAACGTGTGGGCGCCGGAAATTCATTTTCTGAACAACAAATGGTACATCTATTACACCGCCGGATCGGGCCCTGATGTTACACAACGTACATGGGTACTTGAAAACAGCAGTACAGATCCGCTCTCCGGAACATGGGTGGACAAAGGAAAGATATTCGCGGCCGATGCCGATTTCTGGGCCATTGATGGCAGTGTGCTGGAATACAACGGCACAAATTATTTCCTCTGGAGCGGTCGCCCCAACCAGGCCGTGCAGAACCAGAACATCTATATCGCGAAAATGAGTAATCCCTGGACATTGGAAGGCCCCACCACCATGCTTACGCAACCTGTGCTGCCCTGGGAAGTAAACGGAGGTCCCGTAAATGAAGGGCCACAGATTATAAAAAACAAACAGGGAAAAGTGTTTATGGTATATTCCGCCAGCGGCTGCTGGACCGATGATTACGCGCTGGGCATCATGGCGCTGAAAGAGGGCGGCGATCCGTTGAAAGTGGAGGATTGGACAAAAGGACAGCAGCCCGTATTCACCAAGAATCCCGAAGGAAACGCCTATGGCCCGGGGCACAACGCTTTTTTCACTTCCCCCGATGGTCAGGAAGACTGGATCATCTACCACGCGAATTCCACCAGTGGCGCCGGTTGCTCCGATAAAAGGAATGTCAGGATACAGCGCTTTCAATGGAAAGCCGATGGCACTCCCGATTTCGGAAGACCTGTAAAAACCGGGGTCGCCTTAGAGAAGCCTTCCGGAGAACAGTAA
- a CDS encoding ethanolamine ammonia-lyase subunit EutB yields MKYRQTIGQTVYVFSDLKMLLAKASPFRSGDALAGVCAGSYEERVAAQLTLAELPLKQFLNETPVPYEEDEITRLIIDTHNTAAFAPLAHLTVGDFRNWLLGPEATSEVLHKLAPGITPEMAAAVSKIMRNQDLIAVARKCEVVTKFRNTIGLKGRFSTRLQPNHPTDDPRGIAASMVDGLLYGNGDAVIGINPATDSPAGVNTLLHLLNNVIHQFNIPTQSCVLTHVTTTLKLMEKGAPVDLCFQSIGGTERTNSAFGISLSLLREAHQATLSLKRGTVGNNVMYFETGQGSALSANAHHGMDQQTCEARAYAVARAFDPLLVNSVVGFIGPEYLFDGKQITRAALEDHFCGKLLGLPMGMDICYTNHAEADQDDMDNLLTLLGVAGCNFIMGVPGSDDIMLNYQSTSFHDALYLREVLGLKPAPEFEQWLKERGIMHADGNTGNKETLQHLLQYLF; encoded by the coding sequence ATGAAGTACCGGCAAACGATAGGGCAAACCGTATATGTGTTCAGCGACCTGAAAATGTTGCTGGCGAAGGCTTCTCCTTTCCGGAGCGGCGATGCGTTGGCGGGCGTATGCGCCGGTTCTTATGAAGAACGCGTGGCCGCGCAGCTTACACTCGCGGAATTACCACTGAAGCAATTTCTGAACGAAACACCTGTTCCTTACGAAGAGGATGAAATCACAAGACTGATTATCGATACGCACAATACCGCAGCCTTTGCACCGTTGGCGCACCTTACAGTAGGCGATTTCCGCAACTGGTTACTTGGACCGGAAGCCACTTCGGAAGTGTTGCACAAGCTCGCCCCGGGCATAACGCCTGAAATGGCCGCCGCGGTCAGCAAGATCATGCGCAACCAGGACCTGATTGCTGTGGCACGGAAATGCGAAGTGGTCACGAAATTCCGCAATACCATCGGCCTTAAGGGGCGTTTCTCCACCCGGTTACAGCCCAATCATCCTACCGATGATCCGCGGGGGATCGCGGCCAGTATGGTAGATGGGTTGTTGTATGGAAACGGTGATGCGGTGATTGGCATCAACCCCGCGACTGATAGTCCGGCAGGCGTGAACACCTTGCTGCACCTGCTCAATAACGTGATTCACCAGTTCAATATTCCTACACAATCCTGTGTGCTGACACATGTTACCACCACGCTGAAACTCATGGAAAAAGGCGCGCCGGTTGATCTTTGTTTTCAGTCTATCGGTGGTACGGAACGCACCAATTCAGCCTTCGGCATTTCTTTATCGTTGCTCCGGGAAGCGCACCAGGCTACTTTATCGCTGAAACGGGGAACCGTGGGCAATAATGTAATGTATTTTGAAACCGGCCAGGGGAGCGCTTTATCGGCCAATGCGCACCATGGAATGGACCAGCAAACCTGTGAGGCCCGCGCTTATGCCGTGGCCCGTGCTTTCGATCCATTGCTCGTGAACTCCGTAGTGGGATTTATTGGACCGGAATATTTGTTTGATGGTAAGCAGATCACACGTGCCGCACTGGAAGATCATTTCTGCGGGAAGCTGCTCGGCCTTCCGATGGGGATGGACATCTGCTACACGAACCACGCGGAAGCCGACCAGGACGATATGGATAACCTGCTCACCTTACTCGGTGTGGCCGGCTGCAACTTTATCATGGGCGTGCCCGGTTCAGATGATATCATGTTGAATTACCAATCCACTTCTTTCCACGATGCGCTTTACCTGCGGGAAGTGCTGGGATTGAAACCCGCCCCGGAGTTTGAACAATGGTTGAAAGAAAGAGGCATTATGCATGCGGATGGTAATACCGGGAACAAAGAAACGCTGCAACACCTGCTGCAATACCTTTTCTGA
- the fbp gene encoding class 1 fructose-bisphosphatase codes for MSNYRKVMTLDEFTIQELRNFPTATGALSGLLRDIGLAAKRVNVEVNKAGLVDILGDYGSINVQGEDVKKLDIFANNQFVGVLRHGISCAGVGSEENDDIIVFDDELSKNASYVVLMDPLDGSSNIDVNVSIGTIFSVFRRVTPKGQPVTMEDFLQPGKFQVAAGYIIYGSSTMMVYATKRGVNGFTLDPSIGEFCLSHPDIKTPEFGKFYSVNHGIFFQYAEKVRNYINRCQQKTKEAGGPYTQRYIGSMVADLHRNLIKGGIFMYPGTGEKPNGKLRLLYECNPFGFILEKAGGKASNGEERILEVKPTELHQRTPFFAGSKGMMEELESCLE; via the coding sequence ATGAGTAACTACCGCAAAGTAATGACCCTGGACGAGTTCACGATCCAGGAGCTCCGTAATTTCCCTACAGCCACCGGCGCTTTGAGCGGACTCCTCCGCGATATCGGTCTTGCCGCCAAAAGAGTGAATGTTGAAGTAAACAAAGCCGGACTGGTGGACATCCTCGGTGATTATGGTTCCATTAATGTTCAGGGAGAAGATGTGAAAAAACTGGACATCTTCGCCAACAACCAGTTCGTGGGTGTGCTGCGCCACGGCATCAGCTGCGCCGGCGTGGGCAGCGAAGAGAACGATGATATTATTGTTTTTGATGATGAACTGAGCAAAAATGCCAGTTATGTGGTATTGATGGATCCCCTCGACGGGAGCAGTAATATTGATGTAAACGTTTCAATCGGCACTATTTTCAGCGTTTTCAGAAGGGTTACCCCAAAAGGTCAGCCGGTAACGATGGAAGACTTCCTGCAGCCCGGAAAGTTCCAGGTGGCCGCGGGGTATATTATCTATGGTTCTTCCACGATGATGGTATATGCCACAAAACGCGGGGTGAACGGGTTCACCCTTGATCCTTCCATCGGTGAATTCTGCCTGAGTCATCCCGACATTAAAACACCCGAATTCGGTAAGTTTTACTCCGTGAACCACGGGATTTTCTTCCAGTATGCGGAGAAAGTAAGAAACTACATCAACCGCTGCCAGCAGAAAACCAAAGAAGCAGGAGGTCCTTATACACAGCGCTACATCGGAAGTATGGTGGCCGATCTGCACCGGAACCTCATTAAGGGCGGTATTTTCATGTACCCCGGAACCGGTGAAAAACCCAATGGTAAACTCCGTCTTTTGTACGAATGCAACCCGTTTGGTTTTATCCTCGAAAAAGCGGGGGGAAAAGCTTCTAACGGGGAAGAACGTATCCTGGAGGTGAAACCCACGGAACTCCACCAGCGTACGCCTTTCTTCGCCGGCAGCAAAGGCATGATGGAGGAACTGGAATCCTGCCTGGAATAA
- a CDS encoding cellulase family glycosylhydrolase yields the protein MRSLTSIVCFLLLISTCSMAQSPVKGRAIWTKEKANAWYAAQPLLVGANFVPSTAINELEMWQAETFDTATIARELKWAADIGMNTMRVFLHDIAYKQDPQGFKKRIDIFLKIAARYKIRPLLVLFDSCWDPFPHPGKQHEPAPFLHNSGWVQSPGADALKDPRQYPRLQQYVTDIVRHFRNDNRIVGWDVWNEPDNTNNSSYGRFEPYNKVELVHNLLEKAFTWVRAQDPTQPITAGIWAGNWASHDSLRPIEKLMIEQSDVISFHNYDHPADFEQRVQWLQRYGRPLLCTEYMSRGNGSTFEGTLPIVKKYKVAAFNWGLVSGKSQTIFPWDSWQKKYTGEPELWFHDVFRENGTPYKASEIQAIKNTTGK from the coding sequence ATGCGATCGCTGACATCCATTGTATGTTTTTTATTGCTGATATCCACCTGCTCCATGGCGCAGTCGCCGGTGAAAGGCCGCGCCATCTGGACAAAAGAGAAAGCCAACGCCTGGTACGCCGCCCAGCCTTTGCTGGTGGGTGCCAACTTTGTACCAAGTACCGCCATTAATGAACTGGAAATGTGGCAGGCCGAAACATTTGACACCGCCACCATTGCCCGGGAACTGAAATGGGCCGCCGATATCGGGATGAATACAATGCGCGTTTTTCTCCACGATATCGCGTACAAACAAGACCCGCAGGGTTTCAAAAAAAGGATCGATATTTTTCTGAAAATTGCCGCCAGGTACAAGATCAGGCCGTTGCTCGTATTGTTCGATTCCTGCTGGGACCCGTTCCCGCACCCCGGCAAACAGCACGAACCCGCTCCCTTCCTCCACAATTCAGGATGGGTACAGAGTCCCGGCGCCGATGCGCTGAAAGATCCGCGGCAATACCCGCGCTTACAGCAATATGTAACCGATATTGTACGCCATTTCCGTAACGACAACCGCATTGTGGGATGGGATGTGTGGAACGAGCCGGACAATACCAACAACAGCAGCTATGGTCGCTTTGAGCCGTACAATAAAGTGGAACTGGTGCACAACCTGCTCGAGAAGGCATTCACCTGGGTGCGTGCGCAGGACCCGACGCAACCCATTACCGCAGGAATCTGGGCGGGCAACTGGGCCAGCCACGACAGTTTGCGCCCCATTGAAAAGCTGATGATCGAGCAGTCGGATGTTATTTCCTTCCACAACTACGATCATCCTGCCGATTTCGAACAACGGGTGCAATGGCTCCAGCGTTACGGAAGGCCTTTGTTGTGCACGGAGTATATGTCGAGGGGAAACGGAAGCACCTTTGAAGGCACGCTGCCCATCGTGAAGAAATACAAAGTGGCCGCGTTCAACTGGGGACTGGTAAGCGGCAAATCCCAGACCATCTTCCCCTGGGATAGCTGGCAGAAGAAATATACCGGTGAGCCGGAGCTCTGGTTCCACGACGTGTTCAGGGAAAATGGCACGCCTTACAAAGCATCAGAGATTCAGGCCATCAAAAATACTACGGGCAAATAG
- the ychF gene encoding redox-regulated ATPase YchF: MALQAGIVGLPNVGKSTLFNAVSNSAKAQASNYRFCTIDPNVGLVDVPDPRLNKLAELVNPNRVVPTQIEIVDIAGLVRGASKGEGLGNKFLGNIREVDAIVHVIRCFEDENILREEGAINPVSDKEIIDTELQLKDLESVEKKLQRTEKMAKTDPKAKVEMEILKRCKDHLEKGQSIRTLALDKEERVAIADLFLLTEKLVLYVANVEEASMHTGNKYSEMLKAAVASENAEVIVMCNNIEAQIAEIENPEDKAMFMEEYNMTEPALDKMIHSVYKLLKLQTYFTAGVQEVRAWTIQEGWKAPQAASVIHTDFEKGFIKAEVIAYDDFVKYGSEAACRDNGKLRIEGKEYIVKDGDIMHFRFNV; the protein is encoded by the coding sequence ATGGCTTTACAAGCAGGTATTGTAGGATTACCCAACGTAGGAAAATCCACTCTTTTCAACGCAGTGAGCAACAGTGCAAAGGCGCAGGCGAGCAATTATCGTTTCTGTACCATCGATCCCAATGTGGGACTCGTGGATGTTCCAGATCCCAGGCTGAACAAACTGGCAGAACTGGTGAACCCCAACAGGGTGGTGCCCACACAGATCGAGATCGTGGACATCGCCGGACTGGTGCGCGGCGCCAGCAAGGGGGAAGGTCTGGGCAACAAGTTCCTAGGCAATATCCGTGAAGTGGATGCCATCGTGCACGTGATCCGCTGCTTCGAAGACGAGAACATCCTCCGTGAAGAAGGCGCCATCAATCCCGTTAGCGATAAAGAAATCATCGATACCGAACTGCAGCTGAAGGACCTGGAAAGCGTGGAGAAAAAACTGCAACGCACCGAAAAAATGGCCAAAACAGATCCCAAGGCCAAAGTGGAAATGGAGATCCTGAAACGCTGTAAAGATCACCTGGAAAAAGGACAAAGTATACGCACACTCGCCCTCGACAAGGAAGAACGCGTAGCCATCGCCGACCTGTTCCTGCTCACCGAAAAACTGGTGCTCTACGTCGCCAACGTGGAAGAAGCCAGTATGCACACCGGCAACAAATATTCAGAAATGCTGAAGGCAGCCGTGGCCTCGGAAAACGCGGAAGTAATCGTGATGTGCAACAACATCGAGGCACAGATCGCGGAAATCGAAAACCCCGAAGACAAGGCGATGTTCATGGAAGAATACAACATGACCGAACCCGCCCTCGATAAAATGATCCACTCGGTATACAAACTCCTGAAACTGCAGACTTATTTCACCGCAGGCGTTCAGGAAGTACGCGCCTGGACCATCCAGGAAGGTTGGAAAGCGCCACAGGCCGCCAGTGTGATCCACACCGATTTCGAAAAAGGTTTCATCAAAGCCGAAGTGATCGCTTACGACGATTTTGTGAAGTACGGTTCCGAAGCGGCCTGCCGCGATAATGGAAAATTACGGATTGAAGGAAAAGAGTATATCGTGAAAGATGGCGACATCATGCACTTCCGCTTTAACGTGTAA
- a CDS encoding nucleoside recognition domain-containing protein, whose amino-acid sequence MALNYVWLAFFLIAFLVALIKLIFFGDVEIFSKVVSGIFDSAKTGFDISIGLVGMMTLWLGIMKIGERAGMIQVFSRAVAPFFRKLFPSIPSGHSANGSIMMNFSANMLGLDNAATPLGLKAMKELQEINPEKETASNAQIMFLVLNTAGITLIPTSVIAIRQSMAIEQGLVGFNATDIFLPTLMGTFVSFISGMVAVAAYQRINLFKLPVLVFVLGFSGIMAALFFWLRQYSPEVMAQYIGLLGSLIIFSIIISFLVMGMVKRINVYEAFIEGAKEGFQTAVTIIPYLIAILVAISAFRTTGCMDYIEQGIAFAVAAMGFDTSFVPVVPVGIMKSLSGGGARGLMVDVMKTHGVDSFQGYLASIMQGSTETTFYILAVYFGSVNIRKTRYALTCGLIADLVGIIAAIIIAYATYKF is encoded by the coding sequence ATGGCGCTCAATTATGTTTGGCTGGCTTTTTTTCTGATCGCGTTCCTGGTTGCTCTCATTAAGCTGATCTTTTTCGGAGATGTTGAAATTTTCTCCAAAGTAGTTTCAGGCATATTCGATTCAGCCAAAACGGGCTTCGATATTTCCATCGGACTGGTGGGCATGATGACCCTATGGCTGGGGATCATGAAAATAGGAGAGCGGGCGGGTATGATACAGGTTTTTTCCAGGGCCGTGGCGCCATTCTTCCGGAAACTGTTCCCCTCCATTCCGTCGGGCCATTCCGCGAATGGTTCGATTATGATGAACTTCTCCGCGAACATGCTGGGGCTCGACAATGCGGCTACGCCGCTGGGCTTGAAGGCGATGAAGGAGTTACAGGAGATCAATCCGGAGAAAGAAACCGCGAGTAACGCGCAGATCATGTTCCTGGTGTTGAATACCGCGGGCATCACGCTGATCCCCACTTCTGTGATCGCCATCCGGCAGAGTATGGCCATAGAGCAGGGACTGGTCGGTTTCAATGCCACAGATATCTTTTTACCCACGCTCATGGGCACCTTCGTTTCCTTCATTTCGGGTATGGTGGCCGTGGCCGCTTACCAGCGCATCAATCTTTTTAAATTGCCCGTACTGGTATTTGTGTTGGGTTTTTCCGGCATTATGGCCGCGCTTTTCTTCTGGCTGCGGCAGTATTCTCCCGAAGTGATGGCCCAATACATCGGGTTACTGGGAAGCCTGATTATTTTTTCCATCATCATTTCTTTCCTGGTGATGGGCATGGTGAAGAGGATCAACGTGTACGAAGCTTTCATTGAAGGCGCGAAGGAGGGATTCCAGACGGCCGTTACAATTATTCCATACCTTATTGCCATATTGGTGGCCATCAGCGCGTTCCGCACAACGGGTTGCATGGACTATATTGAACAGGGAATCGCCTTTGCCGTGGCCGCCATGGGATTCGATACCAGTTTTGTGCCCGTGGTGCCCGTGGGTATCATGAAATCGCTGAGCGGCGGCGGCGCCCGGGGGCTAATGGTAGATGTGATGAAAACACATGGTGTGGATTCGTTCCAGGGTTACCTGGCTTCCATTATGCAGGGTTCAACGGAAACAACCTTTTATATACTTGCGGTATATTTCGGTAGCGTGAACATCCGCAAAACGCGCTATGCGCTCACCTGCGGACTTATCGCAGACCTGGTGGGCATCATTGCGGCCATCATCATCGCCTATGCCACGTATAAATTTTAG